The Glycine soja cultivar W05 chromosome 3, ASM419377v2, whole genome shotgun sequence genome window below encodes:
- the LOC114405679 gene encoding protein WHAT'S THIS FACTOR 1 homolog, chloroplastic-like, with product MEPSLLLSSPSSSTPLPFFLSNTLPFHSKPKLSTKFNCTLQKSHFWGSNLSWVPSQSHHGRPKLDAVRPIITAAVKRRKELPFDNVIQRDKKLKFVLKVRNILVTQPDRVMSLKTLGKFKRDLGLDKKRRLIAVLKKFPAVFQIMEEGVFSLKFKMTPEAERLYFEETRVRNEMEELVVVKLRKLLMMSLEKRILLEKIAHLKTDLGLPQEFRDTVCHRYPQYFKVVATQRGPALELTHWDPELAVSAAELAAEENRIREMEEQNLIIDRPPKFNRVKLPKGLNLSKGEMRKIMQFRDLPYFSPYSDFSGLRPGSREKEKHACGVVHEILSLTLEKRTLVDHFTHFREEFRFSQQLRGMLIRHPDMFYVSLKGDRDSVFLREGYRDSQLVEKDRLLLIKEKLRTLVNVPRFPKGPARRIVEDSMRESDGREDESGQEEEEWSEDVDNLLSDDDWSDEDDDDLPPDFDEDGELLEIGQGKTIKQDSRQNDEMVLLPVFADGRPREQW from the coding sequence ATGGAGCCTTCACTCCTACTTTCTTCACCTTCATCATCCACCCCTTTACCCTTCTTCCTCTCAAACACACTTCCTTTCCATTCAAAACCCAAACTTTCCACCAAGTTCAATTGCACCCTCCAAAAGTCCCATTTTTGGGGCTCAAATTTGAGTTGGGTCCCATCACAATCACACCATGGAAGACCAAAATTGGATGCAGTGAGGCCAATAATAACAGCAGCGGTGAAGAGAAGGAAAGAGCTTCCCTTTGACAACGTTATCCAGAGGGACAAGAAGCTCAAATTCGTGCTCAAGGTAAGGAACATTCTAGTGACTCAACCAGATAGGGTTATGTCTCTTAAGACCCTTGGTAAGTTCAAAAGGGATTTGGGTCTTGACAAAAAGAGGAGACTTATTGCCGTGTTGAAGAAATTCCCAGCAGTGTTTCAGATTATGGAAGAAGGGGTTTTCTCCCTGAAATTCAAAATGACCCCTGAAGCCGAAAGGCTCTATTTTGAGGAAACGAGGGTTAGGAATGAGATGGAAGAGTTGGTGGTTGTGAAGCTTAGGAAGTTGTTGATGATGTCACTAGAAAAACGGATTTTGTTGGAGAAAATTGCACATCTCAAGACAGATTTAGGTCTCCCGCAAGAGTTTCGTGACACCGTTTGTCATAGGTATCCTCAGTACTTCAAAGTGGTTGCAACTCAGCGTGGTCCTGCTTTGGAGTTGACTCATTGGGACCCTGAGCTTGCGGTTTCAGCGGCTGAGCTAGCAGCGGAGGAGAACCGCATTAGGGAAATGGAGGAGCAGAATTTGATCATAGACAGGCCTCCCAAGTTCAATAGGGTGAAGCTTCCCAAGGGTCTTAATCTTTCCAAGGGTGAGATGAGGAAGATTATGCAATTCAGAGACTTGCCTTATTTTTCGCCTTACTCGGATTTCTCAGGGCTGAGGCCGGGGTCACGGGAGAAGGAGAAGCATGCTTGCGGAGTTGTTCACGAGATTTTGAGTCTCACGCTTGAGAAGCGAACACTGGTTGATCACTTTACGCATTTTCGAGAGGAGTTCAGATTCTCTCAGCAGCTGAGGGGGATGCTGATAAGGCATCCTGATATGTTTTATGTCTCTCTTAAAGGAGATAGGGATTCTGTGTTTCTGAGAGAAGGTTATCGGGATTCTCAGTTGGTGGAGAAGGATCGATTGTTGCTTATAAAGGAAAAGCTTCGCACCCTGGTTAATGTTCCACGGTTTCCCAAGGGACCTGCACGCAGGATAGTTGAAGATAGCATGAGAGAAAGCGATGGCAGAGAAGATGAAAGTGGccaagaggaagaagaatggTCAGAAGATGTTGATAATTTATTGAGTGATGATGACTGgagtgatgaagatgatgatgatttgcCGCCAGATTTTGATGAGGATGGTGAACTATTGGAAATTGGACAAGGAAAGACTATTAAACAAGACTCAAGACAGAATGATGAAATGGTCCTTCTTCCTGTATTTGCAGATGGTCGTCCTAGAGAACAATGGTGA
- the LOC114405680 gene encoding putative receptor protein kinase ZmPK1 encodes MASLLLPFLVSLIIFHNFQHTSSFSLSVEKDVIVSSPEGTFTAGFHPVGENAYCFAIWYTQPPRTVVWMANRDQPVNGKRSTLSLLGVGNLVLTDADQFQVWSTNTLTSSKQVQLRLYDTGNLVLLNNSNGFVLWQSFDFPTDTLLPNQPLRKTTNLVSSISGTNYSSGYYRLFFDFENVLRLMYQGPRVTSVYWPFAWLQNNNFGNNGNGRSTFNDTRVVLLDDFGRVVSSDNFTFTTSDYGTVLRRRLTLDHDGNVRLYSIKDGEDNWKVSGQFRPQPCFIHGICGPNSYCTNQPTSGRKCICLPGHRWVDSEDWSQGCIPNFQPWCSNNSTEQESHFLQLPEMDFYGYDYALYQNHTYQRCVNLCSRLCECKGFQHSYSKEGGDIGQCYLKTQLLNGHRSGGFSGAFFLRLPLSLQDYDDRAILNNSNVLVCEGEVKVLERPYVEEKENAFVKFMLWFAIALGGIEFVIFFLVWCLLFKNDADKEAYVLAVETGFRKFSYSELKQATKGFSDEIGRGGGGTVYKGLLSDNRVVAIKRLHEVANQGESEFLAEVSIIGRLNHMNLIGMLGYCAEGKYRLLVYEYMENGSLAQNLSSSSNVLDWSKRYNIALGTARGLAYLHEECLEWILHCDIKPQNILLDSDYQPKVADFGLSKLLNRNNLDNSTFSTIRGTRGYMAPEWVFNLPITSKVDVYSYGIVVLEMITGRSPTTGVQITEIEAKSPHHERLVTWVREKRKKGSEMGSSWVNQIVDPALGSDYDMNKMEMLATMALECVEEEKDVRPTMSHVAERLQSHEHDS; translated from the exons ATGGCCTCATTATTACTTCCTTTTTTGGTTTCTCTCATCATTTTCCATAATTTTCAGCACACATCTTCATTCTCCCTCTCCGTAGAGAAAGACGTTATAGTGTCATCACCGGAAGGAACATTCACCGCAGGGTTTCACCCCGTTGGAGAAAACGCATACTGCTTCGCAATATGGTACACCCAACCACCTCGTACCGTCGTTTGGATGGCCAACCGGGACCAGCCGGTGAACGGAAAGCGCTCCACGCTTTCCCTCCTCGGAGTCGGTAACCTCGTACTAACCGACGCGGACCAGTTCCAAGTCTGGTCCACAAACACCCTCACCTCATCGAAACAAGTCCAGTTACGTTTGTACGACACCGGCAACCTCGTTCTCCTCAACAACTCCAACGGTTTTGTTTTGTGGCAAAGCTTTGATTTTCCGACGGACACGCTGCTTCCTAATCAACCTCTGAGAAAGACCACCAACCTCGTTTCTTCGATAAGCGGGACCAACTATTCCTCTGGTTACTACAGGCTCTTCTTCGACTTTGAGAATGTTCTACGCCTCATGTACCAAGGCCCTCGAGTTACCAGTGTTTACTGGCCATTTGCTTGGCTTCAGAACAATAACTTCGGTAATAATGGGAATGGTAGATCCACTTTCAACGATACCAGGGTTGTTTTGCTCGATGATTTCGGCAGGGTGGTTTCCTCCGATAACTTCACTTTCACCACAAGCGATTACGGGACGGTGCTTCGACGGAGACTGACCCTCGATCACGACGGCAATGTTCGTCTGTATAGCATCAAAGACGGAGAAGACAATTGGAAGGTGTCAGGGCAATTTCGGCCACAACCTTGTTTTATTCACGGAATTTGTGGACCCAATAGTTATTGCACTAATCAGCCAACTAGTGGAAGAAAGTGTATATGCCTTCCAG GTCACAGATGGGTTGACAGTGAAGACTGGTCTCAAGGGTGCATACCGAATTTCCAGCCTTGGTGCAGTAACAACAGCACTGAGCAAGAGTCTCACTTCCTGCAGTTACCCGAAATGGATTTTTACGGTTACGACTATGCCCTCTATCAGAATCACACGTACCAACGATGTGTGAATCTGTGCTCGCGCTTGTGTGAATGCAAAGGGTTCCAACACAGCTATTCTAAGGAAGGTGGTGATATTGGTCAGTGCTACCTCAAGACGCAGTTGCTAAATGGCCATCGTTCGGGGGGCTTCTCCGGAGCGTTCTTCCTGCGTCTGCCTTTGTCACTCCAAGACTATGATGACAGGGCCATTCTGAATAATAGCAATGTCTTGGTTTGTGAGGGAGAAGTGAAGGTTCTTGAGAGACCGTAtgtggaagaaaaagaaaatgcgtTCGTGAAGTTCATGTTGTGGTTTGCCATTGCCTTAGGAGGAATTGAGTTCGTGATCTTCTTTCTGGTGTGGTGTTTGTTGTTTAAGAATGATGCTGATAAAGAAGCCTATGTTCTTGCCGTGGAAACCGGGTTTAGGAAATTCAGTTACTCTGAACTAAAACAAGCCACCAAGGGTTTCAGTGATGAGATAGGAAGGGGTGGTGGGGGTACTGTGTATAAGGGTCTGTTATCTGATAATCGAGTTGTGGCGATAAAAAGACTACATGAAGTAGCAAATCAAGGAGAAAGTGAGTTTCTGGCTGAAGTAAGCATCATTGGAAGGCTGAACCACATGAACTTAATTGGCATGTTGGGGTATTGTGCAGAGGGAAAGTATAGGTTGTTGGTTTATGAGTACATGGAAAATGGTTCTTTAGCTCAAAACCTTTCATCAAGTTCAAATGTACTTGACTGGAGTAAAAGGTATAACATTGCTCTGGGAACGGCAAGGGGTCTGGCTTACTTGCATGAAGAATGCTTGGAGTGGATTTTGCATTGTGATATTAAGCCACAAAATATACTTCTTGACTCTGATTACCAACCCAAGGTAGCCGATTTTGGTTTGTCTAAGCTACTTAACCGGAACAACCTCGACAATTCAACCTTCTCAACGATAAGAGGAACAAGAGGTTACATGGCACCAGAATGGGTTTTCAACTTGCCAATCACTTCCAAGGTGGACGTTTACAGCTATGGAATTGTTGTGTTGGAGATGATAACAGGAAGGAGTCCAACAACAGGTGTCCAAATCACAGAAATAGAAGCAAAGTCGCCTCATCATGAGAGGTTGGTGACATGGGTGAGggagaaaaggaagaaaggatCAGAAATGGGATCATCTTGGGTGAATCAAATCGTTGACCCTGCTTTGGGATCAGACTATGACATGAATAAGATGGAGATGTTGGCAACGATGGCTTTGGAATGTGTAGAGGAAGAGAAAGACGTGAGACCTACCATGAGTCATGTTGCTGAGAGGCTCCAAAGTCATGAACATGATTCTTGA
- the LOC114405684 gene encoding vacuolar-sorting receptor 1-like, whose product MTMRTKQSCFWCLWILLCGSCVGRFVVEKNNLKITSPKSLRGIYECAIGNFGVPKYGGTMIGSVVYPKSNQNGCRNFDASLSSKPGTFPTFVLVDRGDCYFTLKAWNAQKGGAAAILVADNRIEPLITMDTPEEGNGAKDDDYIEKINIPSALISKSLGDNIKQALSSGAMVNVNLDWREALPHPDERVEYEFWTSSNDECGPKCESEINFVKSFKGAAQLLEQKGFAKFTPHYITWYCPEAFLLSQQCKSQCINNGRYCAPDPELDFKRGYNGRDVVIQNLRQACFFKVANESRKPWQWWDYVTDFSIRCPMRENKYTEECSDQVIKSLGVDLKKVKDCVGDPSANAGNAVLNAEQDAQIGNDDRGDVTILPTLIINNRQYRGKLSRAAVLKAICSGFQETTEPSICLTPDMETNECLQNNGGCWQDKASNITACRDTFRGRVCECPIIQNVQFVGDGYTHCEATGTLRCAINNGGCWKETRGSRSYSACIDGHTKGCKCPPGFRGDGANSCEDVDECKEKLACQCPECQCKNTWGSYECSCSDGLFYARENDMCIGKYAASMAGGGIVWLVILVLGIAGTGVYAFYKYRIQRYMDSEIRAIMAQYMPLDNQPEISSQAHEGV is encoded by the exons ATGACTATGAGGACAAAGCAAAGTTGTTTTTGGTGTTTGTGGATTTTGCTTTGTGGGTCTTGTGTGGGGAGGTTTGTGGTGGAGAAGAACAATTTGAAAATCACTTCTCCAAAATCATTGAGAGGTATATATGAATGTGCCATTGGAAATTTTGGGGTCCCCAAGTATGGTGGAACCATGATTGGCTCTGTGGTGTACCCCAAGTCCAATCAGAATGGATGTAGAAACTTTGATGCCTCGTTGAGTTCCAAGCCTGGAACCTTCCCCACCTTTGTTCTTGTTGATCGGGGAG ATTGCTACTTCACTCTAAAGGCGTGGAATGCACAGAAAGGTGGAGCAGCAGCTATTCTTGTTGCAGATAACAGGATAGAACCATTGATCACAATGGACACTCCTGAAGAAGGGAATGGTGCCAAAGATGATGATTATATTGAGAAGATCAACATTCCTTCTGCTCTTATCAGCAAATCACTGGGGGATAACATCAAGCAGGCTCTCTCTAGTGGGGCTATGGTTAATGTAAATCTTGATTGGAGAGAGGCTCTTCCACACCCAGATGAGAGAGTTGAGTATGAGTTTTGGACAAGCAGCAATGATGAGTGTGGACCAAAGTGTGAAAGTGAAATTAACTTTGTCAAGAGTTTTAAAGGTGCAGCTCAATTACTTGAGCAGAAAGGGTTTGCAAAGTTCACCCCTCACTATATAACTTGGTATTGCCCAGAAGCATTCTTATTAAGCCAACAGTGCAAATCCCAGTGCATAAATAATGGGAGGTACTGTGCACCAGATCCCGAGCTAGATTTCAAAAGAGGGTACAATGGTAGAGATGTTGTTATCCAAAACTTACGTCAAGCATGCTTCTTTAAAGTGGCAAATGAAAGTAGAAAGCCTTGGCAATGGTGGGACTACGTGACCGACTTTTCCATCCGCTGCCCAATGAGAGAGAATAAGTACACTGAAGAATGCTCAGATCAAGTTATTAAATCTCTTG GTGTTGATTTGAAGAAAGTTAAAGACTGTGTTGGAGATCCTAGTGCAAATGCCGGAAACGCTGTTCTTAATGCTGAACAGGATGCACAG ATTGGCAACGACGATCGTGGGGATGTTACTATACTACCTACTCTTATTATAAACAACAGACAATATAGAG GTAAGCTGTCAAGAGCAGCAGTACTCAAGGCAATCTGTTCAGGTTTCCAAGAGACCACTGAGCCATCAATTTGTTTAACTCCAg acatggaaacaaatgagtGTTTGCAAAACAATGGTGGTTGTTGGCAGGACAAAGCTTCTAACATTACTGCATGCAGG GACACTTTCAGAGGAAGAGTATGTGAATGCCCTATTATACAAAATGTGCAGTTTGTTGGTGATGGATACACCCACTGTGAAG CTACGGGCACTTTGAGGTGTGCAATCAACAATGGAGGTTGTTGGAAGGAAACTCGAGGTAGCAGGTCCTACTCTGCTTGTATT GATGGCCACACGAAAGGTTGCAAGTGTCCACCTGGATTTAGGGGTGATGGTGCCAACTCCTGTGAAG ACGtggatgagtgcaaagagaaattGGCGTGCCAGTGCCCAGAGTGCCAATGCAAAAATACCTGGGGAAGTTATGAATGCTCATGTAGTGATGGTTTGTTCTACGCACGAGAAAATGACATGTGTATTG GTAAATATGCTGCTTCGATGGCTGGTGGGGGCATTGTTTGGCTGGTTATTCTGGTTTTGGGTATTGCTGGTACCGGGGTATATGCATTTTACAAGTACAGAATCCAG AGATATATGGACTCTGAGATAAGGGCAATTATGGCCCAATACATGCCATTGGATAATCAACCAGAGATTTCTAGTCAAGCTCATGAAGGTGTCTAG
- the LOC114405683 gene encoding putative receptor protein kinase ZmPK1 — MQKLRMATSPLSQLLLSLILLQNFHHSHSFSLSVENHNEDVIVSSPNATFTAGFYPVGENAFCFAIWYTRPPRTVVWMANRDQPVNGKRSTLSLLGTGNLELTDAGQFIVWSTNTATPSKQNPRLHLYDTGNLVLIAILDNSEDHVLWQSFDFPTDTLLPNQPLSKSTNLVSSRSGTNYSSGHYKLFFDFENVLRLMYQGPRVSSVYWPYAWLQSNNFGNGNGRSTFNDSRVVVLDDFGKLVSSDNFTFTTIDSGTVVLRRRLTLDHDGNARVYSIRDGEDNWKVTGIFRPQPCFIHGICGPNSYCSNKPTTGRTCSCLPGYRWVDSQDWSQGCESSFQLWCNNTEKESHFLRLPEFDFYGYDYGYYPNHTYEQCVNLCLELCECKGFQHSFSEKSDSTSQCYLKTQLLNGHHSPGFKGSFSLRLPLSHDYDEKAILNNDNGLVCEGNSGGAKELERPYVEEKENGSVKFMLWFATALGGIEIVCFFLVWCFLFRNNADKQAYVLAAETGFRKFSYSELKQATKGFSQEIGRGAGGIVYKGVLSDDQVVAIKRLHEVVNQGESEFLAEVSIIGRLNHMNLIGMLGYCAEGKYRLLVYEYMENGSLAQNLSSSSNVLDWNKRYNIALGTARGLAYLHEECLEWVLHCDIKPQNILLDSDYQPKVADFGLSKLLNRNNLDNSTFSRIRGTRGYMAPEWVFNLPITSKVDVYSYGIVVLEMITGRSPTTGVQITELEAKSPHHGRLVTWVREKRKKGSEMGSSWVDQIVDPALGSDYDMNKMEMLATMALECVEEEKDVRPSMSHVAERLQSHEHDS; from the exons ATGCAGAAATTGCGAATGGCCACTTCACCATTATCACAACTACTACTATCTCTGATTCTCCTCCAGAATTTTCACCATTCAcattccttctccctctccGTTGAGAACCACAATGAAGACGTCATAGTTTCATCACCCAATGCCACATTCACCGCAGGTTTTTACCCCGTCGGTGAAAACGCTTTCTGCTTCGCAATATGGTACACCCGGCCACCTCGTACCGTCGTTTGGATGGCCAACCGGGACCAGCCGGTAAACGGAAAACGCTCCACGCTCTCCCTTCTCGGAACCGGTAACCTCGAACTAACCGATGCCGGTCAGTTCATCGTGTGGTCCACAAACACCGCCACCCCATCGAAACAAAACCCCCGGTTACATTTGTACGACACCGGCAACCTCGTACTAATAGCAATCCTCGACAACTCCGAAGATCATGTTTTGTGGCAAAGCTTCGATTTTCCGACGGACACGCTTCTTCCTAACCAACCTCTGAGCAAGAGCACCAACCTCGTTTCATCGAGAAGTGGGACCAACTATTCCTCCGGTCACTACAAGCTCTTCTTCGACTTCGAGAATGTTCTGCGTCTCATGTACCAGGGTCCTCGAGTTTCGAGTGTTTACTGGCCTTACGCTTGGCTTCAGAGCAATAACTTCGGTAATGGGAATGGTAGATCCACTTTCAATGATAGCAGGGTTGTTGTGCTGGACGATTTCGGCAAACTGGTTTCTTCTGATAACTTCACTTTCACTACAATTGATAGCGGAACGGTGGTGCTTCGACGAAGATTGACCCTCGATCACGACGGAAATGCGAGGGTGTATAGCATCAGAGACGGAGAAGATAATTGGAAGGTGACGGGAATATTCCGGCCACAGCCTTGTTTTATTCACGGGATTTGTGGACCCAATAGTTATTGCAGTAATAAACCAACTACTGGAAGAACGTGTTCCTGCCTTCCAG GATATAGATGGGTTGATAGTCAAGACTGGTCTCAAGGTTGTGAATCAAGTTTCCAGCTTTGGTGCAACAACACTGAGAAAGAGTCTCACTTCCTACGCTTAcctgaatttgatttttacgGATACGACTATGGCTATTATCCAAACCACACGTACGAACAATGTGTGAATCTGTGCTTGGAGTTGTGCGAATGCAAAGGGTTTCAACACAGCTTCTCAGAGAAAAGTGACTCTACTAGTCAGTGCTACCTGAAGACACAGTTGCTAAATGGCCATCATTCACCTGGTTTTAAGGGATCATTCAGCCTGCGACTTCCTTTGTCTCATGACTATGATGAGAAGGCCATCCTAAATAATGACAATGGCTTGGTTTGTGAGGGAAATAGTGGAGGAGCGAAAGAACTAGAGAGACCGTAtgtggaagaaaaagaaaatggatcGGTGAAGTTCATGCTGTGGTTTGCAACTGCCTTGGGAGGAATTGAGATCGTGTGCTTCTTTTTGGTGTGGTGTTTCTTGTTTAGGAATAATGCTGACAAACAAGCCTATGTTCTTGCAGCTGAAACAGGGTTTAGGAAATTCAGTTATTCTGAACTGAAACAAGCCACCAAAGGTTTCTCTCAAGAGATTGGAAGGGGTGCTGGAGGTATTGTGTATAAGGGTGTCTTGTCTGACGATCAAGTTGTGGCGATAAAGCGACTACATGAAGTTGTGAACCAAGGAGAAAGTGAGTTCCTGGCTGAAGTAAGCATAATTGGAAGGCTTAATCACATGAACTTAATTGGCATGTTGGGGTATTGTGCAGAGGGAAAGTATAGATTGTTGGTTTATGAGTACATGGAGAATGGTTCTTTAGCTCAGAACCTTTCATCGAGTTCAAATGTACTTGACTGGAATAAGAGGTATAACATTGCTCTGGGAACAGCAAGGGGTCTGGCTTACTTGCATGAAGAATGCTTGGAATGGGTTTTGCATTGTGATATTAAGCCACAAAATATACTTCTGGACTCTGATTACCAACCCAAGGTAGCAGATTTTGGCTTGTCTAAGCTACTTAACCGGAACAACCTCGACAATTCAACCTTCTCAAGGATAAGAGGAACAAGAGGTTACATGGCACCGGAATGGGTTTTCAACTTGCCAATCACTTCCAAGGTGGATGTTTACAGCTATGGAATTGTTGTGTTGGAGATGATAACAGGAAGGAGCCCAACAACAGGTGTCCAAATCACAGAATTAGAAGCAAAGTCGCCTCATCATGGGAGGTTGGTGACATGGGTGAGggagaaaaggaagaaaggatCAGAAATGGGATCATCTTGGGTGGATCAAATCGTTGACCCTGCTTTGGGATCAGACTATGACATGAATAAGATGGAGATGTTGGCAACGATGGCTTTGGAATGTGTAGAGGAAGAGAAAGACGTGAGACCTAGCATGAGTCATGTTGCTGAGAGGCTCCAAAGTCATGAACATGATTCTTGA
- the LOC114405681 gene encoding putative receptor protein kinase ZmPK1 encodes MASSTLLLALVILHNFQHSTQYSFSLSVENLKEDVIVSSPKATFTAGFYPVGENAYCFAIWYTQQPHTLVWMANRDQPVNGKLSTLSLLKTGNLALTDAGQSIVWSTNTITSSKQVQLHLYDTGNLVLLDNQQNRSSNIVVLWQSFDFPTNTLLPAQILTKNTNLVSSRSETNYSSGFYKLFFDFENVLRLMYQGPRVSSVYWPDPWLQNNNFGNGGTGNGRSTYNDSRVAVLDDFGYFVSSDNFTFRTSDYGTLLQRRLTLDHDGSVRVFSFNDGHDKWTMSGEFHLHPCYVHGICGPNSYCSYEPSSGRKCSCLPGHTWVDSQDWSQGCTPNFQHLCNSNTKYESRFLRIPDIDFYGYDYGYFGNYTYQQCENLCSQLCECKGFQHSFSEANAFFQCYPKTHLLNGNSQPGFMGSFFLRLPLSSHDEYENPVQNNRSGLVCGGDVGNVKMLERSYVQGEENGSLKFMLWFAGALGGIEVMCIFLVWCLLFRNNRTLPSSADRQGYVLAAAAGFQKFSYSELKQATKGFSEEIGRGAGGIVYKGVLSDDQVVAIKRLHEVANQGESEFLAEVSIIGRLNHMNLIGMLGYCAEGKHRLLVYEYMENGSLAQNLSSNSNVLEWSKRYNIALGTARGLAYLHEECLEWILHCDIKPQNILLDSEYQPKVADFGLSKLLNRNNVNNSSFSRIRGTRGYMAPEWVYNLSITSKVDVYSYGIVVLEMITGRSPTTGVRITELEAESDHRERLVTWVREKKMKGSEAGSSWVDQIIDPALGSNYAKNEMEILARVALECVEEEKNVRPNMSQVVEKLQNHSMHTIVDGLNKE; translated from the exons ATGGCCTCGTCAACACTCCTTCTGGCTCTTGTAATTCTCCACAATTTTCAGCACTCAACACAATATTCGTTCTCCCTCTCCGTGGAGAACCTCAAAGAAGACGTTATAGTATCATCTCCCAAAGCTACATTCACCGCAGGGTTTTACCCTGTTGGAGAAAACGCATACTGCTTCGCAATATGGTACACCCAACAACCTCACACCCTTGTTTGGATGGCCAACCGGGACCAACCGGTAAACGGAAAGCTCTCCACCCTTTCCCTTCTCAAAACCGGCAACCTTGCATTAACCGACGCTGGCCAGTCAATAGTGTGGTCCACCAACACCATCACCTCATCGAAACAAGTCCAGTTACATTTGTATGACACCGGCAACCTCGTCCTCCTCGACAACCAACAAAACCGTTCCTCCAACATTGTTGTTCTGTGGCAAAGCTTCGATTTCCCAACGAACACGCTTCTTCctgctcaaattctcaccaagaaCACCAACCTTGTTTCCTCGAGAAGCGAGACCAACTATTCCTCCGGTTTCTACAAGCTCTTCTTTGACTTCGAGAACGTTCTTCGTCTCATGTACCAAGGTCCTCGAGTTTCAAGCGTTTACTGGCCAGATCCTTGGCTTCAGAACAATAATTTCGGTAATGGTGGCACGGGTAATGGTAGATCCACTTACAACGATAGCAGGGTTGCTGTACTTGATGATTTCGGCTACTTTGTTTCTTCCGATAACTTCACTTTCAGAACAAGTGATTACGGGACGCTGCTCCAACGGAGATTGACCCTCGATCACGACGGTAGTGTGAGGGTGTTTAGCTTCAACGATGGACACGACAAGTGGACAATGTCAGGGGAATTTCACTTACATCCCTGTTACGTTCATGGGATTTGTGGACCTAATAGTTATTGCAGTTACGAGCCATCAAGTGGTAGAAAGTGTTCGTGTCTTCCAG GTCATACTTGGGTTGATAGTCAAGATTGGTCTCAAGGTTGCACACCAAATTTCCAACATTTATGCAACAGCAACACCAAGTACGAATCTCGCTTCCTGCGAATACCTGACATTGATTTCTATGGATACGACTATGGCTACTTTGGAAATTACACTTATCAGCAATGTGAGAATCTGTGTTCGCAATTGTGCGAATGCAAGGGGTTTCAGCACAGCTTTTCGGAGGCAAATGCTTTCTTTCAATGCTACCCAAAGACACATTTGCTAAATGGGAATAGTCAACCAGGTTTCATGGGATCATTCTTCCTGCGACTGCCTTTGTCGTcccatgatgagtatgagaacCCCGTCCAAAATAATAGAAGTGGCTTGGTTTGTGGGGGAGATGTTGGAAACGTAAAGATGCTGGAGAGATCGTACGTTCAAGGGGAAGAAAATGGATCCTTGAAGTTCATGTTATGGTTTGCAGGTGCCTTGGGAGGAATTGAGGTTATGTGCATCTTTCTGGTGTGGTGTTTACTGTTTAGGAATAATAGGACTTTACCCTCAAGTGCTGACAGACAAGGGTATGTTCTTGCAGCAGCAGCAGGGTTTCAGAAATTCAGTTACTCTGAACTGAAACAAGCCACCAAAGGCTTCAGTGAAGAGATTGGAAGGGGTGCTGGAGGTATTGTGTACAAGGGTGTGTTATCTGATGATCAAGTTGTGGCCATAAAGCGATTGCATGAAGTAGCAAACCAAGGAGAGAGTGAGTTCTTGGCTGAAGTAAGCATCATTGGAAGGCTTAACCACATGAACTTAATTGGCATGTTGGGGTATTGTGCAGAGGGAAAGCATAGATTGTTGGTTTATGAGTACATGGAGAATGGTTCTTTAGCTCAGAACCtttcatcaaattcaaatgtaCTTGAATGGAGTAAAAGGTATAACATTGCTCTGGGAACAGCAAGGGGTCTGGCCTACTTACATGAAGAATGCTTGGAGTGGATTTTGCATTGTGATATTAAGCCACAAAATATACTTCTTGACTCTGAATACCAACCCAAGGTAGCAGATTTTGGCTTGTCTAAGCTTCTTAACCGGAACAACGTCAACAATTCAAGCTTCTCAAGGATAAGAGGAACAAGAGGCTACATGGCACCGGAATGGGTTTACAACTTGTCAATCACTTCCAAGGTGGATGTTTATAGCTATGGAATTGTTGTCTTGGAGATGATAACTGGAAGGAGCCCAACAACAGGTGTTCGAATCACCGAATTAGAAGCAGAGTCAGATCATCGCGAGAGGTTAGTGACATGGGTGAGGGAGAAAAAGATGAAAGGATCAGAAGCGGGATCTTCTTGGGTGGATCAAATCATTGACCCTGCTTTGGGATCCAACTATGCCAAGAATGAAATGGAAATATTGGCAAGGGTGGCTTTGGAATGTGTAGAGGAAGAGAAAAACGTCAGACCCAACATGAGTCAAGTTGTCGAGAAGCTGCAAAATCATAGTATGCACACAATTGTTGATGGTTTGAACAAAGAATAG